From a region of the Anas acuta chromosome 35, bAnaAcu1.1, whole genome shotgun sequence genome:
- the LOC137846632 gene encoding uncharacterized protein — MMQYFLAQLLSFLQVLPLAVSSADPLPVPELSTDPSYDVYYEGERVAFICTAPTMKSVDGFRFFNRSGDQVYERTSYSHTIAWFQLTAAKASAMEYTCMYWVKDAGREILSNRSLPLSINVQDAPVAPVLSLDPQQPVYRYGNNVKLLCTVPFSSFYIREFQYYGDFGLAISIPVVKLQNYSYNLQITGREVSGSYSCAYFVFKSGRAVRSESSPWVNVYVKRQIIGWVREILVGGSFFTINGLIFFFSHRLKKKRDLEEGFRMD, encoded by the exons ATGATGCAATACTTTCTCGCACAGCTGCTGT CTTTCCTCCAGGTGCTCCCACTTGCTGTATCCTCTGCTG ACCCCCTGCCAGTCCCTGAGCTCTCCACAGACCCCAGTTATGATGTCTACTACGAAGGGGAACGCGTTGCTTTCATATGCACGGCTCCGACGATGAAGAGCGTAGATGGATTTCGGTTCTTCAATCGAAGTGGGGACCAAGTCTACGAACGTACTTCCTACTCTCACACAATTGCCTGGTTCCAGCTCACAGCTGCAAAAGCGTCTGCCATGGAGTACACGTGCATGTACTGGGTGAAGGATGCTGGACGAGAAATTCTTTCCAATAGGAGCCTTCCTCTTTCAATCAACGTTCAGG ATGCTCCAGTGGCCCCGGTTTTGTCCCTGGATCCTCAGCAGCCAGTCTACAGATACGGGAACAATGTCAAGCTCCTCTGCACCGTCCCCTTTTCTTCATTCTACATCAGAGAATTCCAGTACTATGGAGACTTTGGACTTGCAATCTCCATCCCAGTTGTGAAACTGCAAAACTACAGCTACAACCTGCAAATCACAGGAAGGGAGGTCTCCGGGTCTTACAGTTGTGCCTATTTTGTATTTAAGTCTGGACGTGCCGTTCGCTCCGAGAGCAGCCCCTGGGTCAATGTCTACGTGAAAC GCCAGATAATCGGCTGGGTTCGAGAGATCCTTGTTGGTGGCTCGTTCTTTACCATCAATGgcctcatctttttcttctcccaccgcctcaagaagaaaagag ATCTGGAAGAAGGATTCAGGATGGACTAA
- the LOC137846647 gene encoding coiled-coil domain-containing protein 81-like yields MSCPGTKSTLTGLQLPGPSFCPFFWMGVTFASCHSAGTSLKQPALGYFFLHSLPQAMSRRPCQGPAEMGEPRWEAAELGSLLEPLWPGLRSAELRFGAQSPTGESEPSLRQPRTAYQKSVWDAVSAYIRDHLQLRQGVHIPALGSFDVVTKCVKVRNETIIFPMPVFYLARNLIVSHNLTDNKEYLPGKRELEPLQFPEVAAAASVSWKTVESRIRGTTSLISRTLGKGENIALVLRDVGVLLIEGTKVQMKFYYEFLEMLAGKENLHKVMFYFPHDLGSLTRGQQQCLPLAHQDLSGWSSWPASWPDSQLLKPRPESFWSLMKEPQKKVLSAHSKKCPQPLPTICEAPMSLWPHPPKGRPGISRTERPWPH; encoded by the exons atgagctgcCCCGGCACCAAGAGCACACTGAcaggcctgcagctccccggaCCCTCCTTCTGCCCcttcttttggatgggcgtcacatttgctagctgccactcagctgggacctccctaAAACAGCCCGCCCTGGGCTACTTCTTCCTCCATTCCCTTCCTCAGGCCATGTCCCGGCGGCCATGCCAGGGGCCTGCAGAAATGGGGGAGCCGaggtgggaggcagcagaaTTAGGGAGCCTTTTGGAGCCCCTCTGGCCTGGCCTTCGGAGTGCGGAGCTTCGTTTTGGGGCCCAGAGTCCCACTGGGGAGTCGGAGCCCTCCTTGCGGCAACCACGCACTGCTT ATCAAAAATCTGTCTGGGATGCAGTGTCAGCCTACATCCGGGACCACCTCCAGCTGCGCCAG GGTGTCCATATTCCTGCCCTTGGCTCCTTTGATGTTGTTACCAAATGTGTCAAGGTTCGGAATGAGACAATAATTTTCCCGATGCCTGTGTTTTACCTGGCCAGGAACCTTATAGTTTCTCACAACCTCACGGACAATAAGGAATACCTGCCAGGTAAGAGG gagctggagcccCTCCAATTCCCTGAggtggctgcagctgcctccgTGTCCTGGAAGACGGTGGAGAGCCGTATCCGAGGCACCACGTCCCTCATCTCTCGCAccctggggaagggggagaacaTCGCCCTCGTCCTGAGGGATGTAGGGGTGCTCCTCATCGAAGGCACAAAGGTGCAAATGAAATTCTATTACGAATTTCTGGAGATGTTGGCTGGGAAGGAGAACCTTCACAAggtgatgttttattttccccacgACCTGGGCAGCCTCACAAGGGGGCAGCAGCAATGCTTGCCCTTGGCCCACCAAGACCTCTCGGGTTGGAGCTCTTGGCCAGCCTCTTGGCCAGACTCTCAGCTGCTAAAACCGAGGCCCGAGTCTTTCTGGTCGCTGATGAAAGAACCTCAGAAGAAAGTGCTGTCAGCACACAGCAAGAAGTGCCCCCAGCCGCTGCCAACCATATGTGAGGCGCCCATGTCACTGTGGCCCCATCCACCAAAGGGCAGACCAGGGATCTCCAGGACGGAGAGGCCCTGGCCACACTGA
- the LOC137846638 gene encoding coiled-coil domain-containing protein 81-like — protein sequence MQKRVTFADEVLPNVRRTPVRFWDGMKVPCLTPSITSKEKISVWDAVSAYIHEHLLLHQGVRIPALGSFDVVPKLVKDGNKTLILQMPTFRLARNLVVTHSLTANKEYLPGHKELEPLHYPEVAAQICLSSQRVESCIQGTTSLISRCVGKGENIALVLRDVGVLLIEGTRVEMKFYSEFLQKLSGKENLQKAFFKVPQLMDVVVSRRAPLASLTFSGRVIVFPEFEMESMPKKTPQEHSKEKKEGAFPLLGQAGGRKAAAGSLRRDGEPTPGKGLGLPSLAPTGSTEEAALKGEAQKAGKAPLR from the exons ATGCAAAAACGCGTCACTTTTGCCGACGAGGTGCTGCCCAACGTGAGGCGGACCCCCGTCCGCTTCTGGGATGGGATGAAGGTCCCGTGCCTCACGCCCAGCATCACCTCCAAGG agaaaataagcGTCTGGGATGCGGTGTCAGCCTACATCCACGaacacctcctgctgcaccag GGCGTCCGAATTCCTGCCCTCGGCTCCTTCGACGTTGTCCCCAAATTGGTGAAGGACGGGAACAAGACCCTGATTTTGCAGATGCCCACGTTCCGCCTGGCCAGGAACCTCGTCGTCACCCACAGCCTCACCGCCAACAAGGAGTACCTGCCAG GCCACAAGGAGCTGGAGCCCCTCCACTACCCCGAGGTGGCCGCCCAAATCTGCCTGTCCTCGCAGAGGGTGGAGAGCTGCATCCAGGGCACCACGTCCCTCATCTCTCGCTgcgtggggaagggggagaacaTCGCCCTGGTCCTGAGGGACGTGGGGGTGCTCCTCATCGAAGGCACGAGGGTGGAAATGAAATTCTATTCCGAATTCCTGCAGAAGCTGTCCGGGAAGGAGAACcttcaaaaagcctttttcaag GTCCCCCAGCTGATGGACGTGGTGGTGTCCCGGAGGGCACCCTTGGCCTCCCTGACCTTCTCTGGCCGTGTCATCGTCTTCCCCGA GTTTGAGATGGAGAGCATGCCCAAAAAAACGCCCCAGGAGCACtccaaggagaagaaagaaggggCTTTTCCTCTTCTCGGCCAAgctgggggaagaaaagcagctgctggttCCCTTCGAAGGGACGGGGAACCGACTCCTG GCAAAGGTCTCGGGCTTCCTTCCCTTGCCCCCACGGGGTCGACAGAAGAAGCAGCCCTGAAGGGGGAGGCGCAGAAGGCAGGGAAGGCTCCcttgaggtga